Genomic window (Alkalibacter saccharofermentans DSM 14828):
ATCGCCCAAGAGCGGCCTGTCCGGGTGATGTAGTCAAAAGCAGTGCCGCAGTGGCGATGAACGATACTGCTAGAGCTGCTGCGATCTTCATCCTGGGTCTTTTAGATGGTCTTTTCATTTCATGCTCCCTCCTTTGTATTTCTTCGGATATTTTATCAAAGGTTATGCTCTTGTAAACATCCATATCTTCGGTTTTGCTGTGCAATGTATCCTCGATCAATTTGTCAAATGCGTCTTTAGCCATTGTTGATACCCCCTTCCAATGAGCTTTCCATAGTTTTTTTCAGTTTTGCCTTAGCCTTGTGCACTCTGGATTTAAGAGTGTTCACATTGATGTCTAAAATCTGTGCGCTTTCTTCATCTGTGAAGCCCGACAGATATTTAAGGACTATAGGGATCCTGTGGATATCGCTGAGCTTTTTGAGTGCCTTGTAGAGCTCCTCGTATTCTTGAAACCTGTAGCTGTCGTTTGTTTTAAAATCAGGGCTGTTTTCCAGATAATCGCTTAAAAAGGATATCTTCATGGTTTTTTTCATCAATCTGTTGCATTCATTGACAAGTATCCTATAAAACCAGGGCTTGAAGGGTTTGGAAATATCATAGGAACCTATGTGGTAATAAATCCTTATAAAAGTTTCCTGTACGGCATCTGATGCGTTGGCGTCATTTCCAGTTATGGCGTAGGCAGTCCTGAGCGCATAATCGGATAGGGACTCATAAAGCTGTCGGAAAGCTTCTTGGTCCTTGTTCTTGATTTTTTCTATCAAAGCCTGTTCCATTTGGCACCTCCTTGTTTGTCTCTCTATACTATATACCCGGGGAGGAGAGAAAAAGT
Coding sequences:
- a CDS encoding RNA polymerase sigma factor — translated: MEQALIEKIKNKDQEAFRQLYESLSDYALRTAYAITGNDANASDAVQETFIRIYYHIGSYDISKPFKPWFYRILVNECNRLMKKTMKISFLSDYLENSPDFKTNDSYRFQEYEELYKALKKLSDIHRIPIVLKYLSGFTDEESAQILDINVNTLKSRVHKAKAKLKKTMESSLEGGINNG